The following are encoded together in the Meriones unguiculatus strain TT.TT164.6M chromosome 16, Bangor_MerUng_6.1, whole genome shotgun sequence genome:
- the Klc4 gene encoding kinesin light chain 4, with the protein MSGLVLGQRDEPAGHRLSQEEILGSTRLVSQGLEALHSEHQAVLQSLSHTIECLQQGGHEEGLVHEKARQLRRSMENIELGLSEAQVMLALASHLSTVESEKQKLRAQVRRLCQENQWLRDELAGTQQRLQHSEQAVAQLEEEKKHLEFLRQLRQYDEDGHSMEEKEGDATKDSLDDLFPNEEEEDSSNGLSRGQGAAAAQQGGYEIPARLRTLHNLVIQYAAQGRYEVAVPLCKQALEDLERTSGRGHPDVATMLNILALVYRDQNKYKEAAHLLNDALSIRESTLGRDHPAVAATLNNLAVLYGKRGKYKEAEPLCQRALEIREKVLGTDHPDVAKQLNNLALLCQNQGKYEAVERYYQRALAIYESQLGPDNPNVARTKNNLASCYLKQGKYSEAETLYKEILTRAHVQEFGSVDDDHKPIWMHAEEREEMSKSRHRESGTPYAEYGGWYKACKVSSPTVNTTLRNLGALYRRQGKLEAAETLEECALRSRKQGTDPISQTKVAELLGEGDARRTAQEGPGDSVKFEGGEDVSVAVEWSGDGSGTLQRSGSLGKIRDVLRRSSELLVRKLQGTEPRPSSSNMKRAASLNYLNQPNAAPLQVSRGLSASTMDLSSSS; encoded by the exons atgtCAGGCCTGGTGTTGGGGCAGCGGGATGAGCCTGCAGGGCACCGGCTCAGCCAAGAGGAGATCTTGGGCAGTACCAGGTTGGTGAGCCAAGGGCTGGAGGCCTTACACAGTGAGCACCAGGCTGTGCTGCAGAGCCTGTCCCACACCATTGAGTGTCTGCAACAGGGGGGCCATGAAGAAGGGCTGGTGCATGAGAAGGCCCGGCAGCTGCGGCGGTCAATGGAGAACATCGAACTGGGACTGAGCGAAGCCCAG GTGATGCTGGCTCTGGCCAGCCACCTGAGCACGGTGGAGTCTGAGAAGCAGAAGCTGCGGGCTCAAGTCCGGCGGCTCTGCCAGGAGAACCAGTGGCTCCGGGATGAGCTGGCGGGCACGCAGCAGCGCCTTCAGCACAGCGAGCAGGCTGTGGCTcagctggaggaagaaaagaagcatcTGGAGTTCCTGAGGCAGCTGCGCCAGTACGACGAGGACGGGCACAGCATG gaggagaaggaaggagatgccACCAAGGATTCCCTGGATGACCTCTTCCccaacgaggaggaggaggactccaGCAATGGCT TGTCCCGTGGTCAAGGTGCCGCGGCGGCACAGCAGGGCGGCTACGAGATCCCCGCGAGGCTGCGCACCCTGCACAACCTGGTCATCCAGTATGCAGCTCAGGGCCGCTACGAGGTGGCCGTGCCGCTCTGCAAGCAAGCGCTGGAGGACCTGGAGCGCACATCGGGCCGAGGGCACCCAGACGTGGCCACGATGCTCAACATCCTGGCCCTGGTGTACCG GGACCAGAATAAGTACAAAGAGGCTGCCCATCTGCTGAATGATGCCCTCAGCATCCGGGAGAGCACCCTGGGCCGGGACCACCCAGCC GTGGCTGCCACGCTCAACAATCTGGCTGTGCTATATGGCAAAAGGGGTAAATACAAGGAGGCAGAGCCACTGTGCCAGCGGGCGCTGGAGATCCGAGAAAAG gtcttgggCACTGACCATCCAGATGTGGCAAAGCAGCTGAATAACTTGGCCCTCCTATGTCAAAACCAGGGCAAGTACGAGGCAGTGGAACGCTATTATCAGCGTGCACTGGCCATCTATGAGAGCCAGCTAGGGCCGGACAACCCAAACGTAGCTCGGACCAAGAATAACCTG GCTTCCTGTTACCTAAAGCAGGGCAAGTACTCTGAGGCTGAGACTCTGTACAAAGAGATCCTGACCCGTGCCCATGTGCAGGAGTTTGGATCTGTGGATG ATGACCATAAGCCTATCTGGATGCATGCTGAGGAGCGGGAGGAAATGAGCAAA AGCCGACACCGTGAGAGCGGCACTCCCTATGCAGAGTACGGAGGGTGGTACAAGGCCTGCAAAGTGAGCAG CCCCACAGTGAACACTACCCTGAGAAACCTAGGAGCTCTGTACAGGCGCCAGGGCAAGCTGGAGGCGGCTGAGACCTTGGAGGAATGTGCCCTGCGTTCCCGGAAACAG gGTACTGACCCCATCAGTCAGACCAAGGTGGCAGagctgcttggggaaggagatgCTAGAAGGACCGCCCAGGAGGGCCCTGGGGACAGTGTGAAGTTCGAGGGAGGTGAAGATGTGTCGGTGGCCGTGGAGTGGTCAGGG GATGGCAGTGGCACCCTGCAGAGGAGTGGCTCTCTGGGCAAGATCCGGGATGTGCTCCGTAGAAGCAGCGAGCTCCTGGTCAGAAAGCTGCAAGGGACTGAGCCTCGGCCTTCCAG CAGCAACATGAAGCGGGCAGCCTCGCTGAACTACCTGAACCAACCCAATGCAGCCCCACTCCAG GTTTCCCGGGGCCTCAGTGCCAGCACGATGGACCTTTCTTCAAGCAGCTGA